A single genomic interval of Streptomyces graminofaciens harbors:
- the tsf gene encoding translation elongation factor Ts, whose protein sequence is MANYTAADVKKLRELTGAGMMDCKKALDEAEGNVDKAVEALRIKGQKGVAKREGRSAENGAVVSLIADDNTSGVLVELKCETDFVAKGEKFQAAAAAIAEHVAATSPADIEALLASEIEAGKTVQAYVDEANANLGEKIVLDRFAQYADGFVFSYMHRTMPDLPPQIGVLVELDKADADVAKGIAQHIAAFAPKYLAKEDVPAEVVESERRVAEETTRAEGKPEAALPKIVEGRLNGFFKDATLLGQPYALDNKKSVQKVLDEAGVTLKRFTRIKVGI, encoded by the coding sequence ATGGCGAACTACACCGCCGCTGACGTCAAGAAGCTCCGTGAGCTCACCGGCGCCGGCATGATGGACTGCAAGAAGGCGCTGGACGAGGCCGAGGGCAACGTCGACAAGGCCGTCGAGGCCCTGCGCATCAAGGGCCAGAAGGGCGTCGCCAAGCGCGAGGGCCGCTCCGCCGAGAACGGCGCCGTGGTCTCCCTCATCGCCGACGACAACACCTCCGGTGTCCTGGTCGAGCTGAAGTGCGAGACGGACTTCGTCGCCAAGGGCGAGAAGTTCCAGGCCGCCGCCGCCGCGATCGCCGAGCACGTCGCCGCGACCTCCCCGGCCGACATCGAGGCCCTGCTCGCCTCCGAGATCGAGGCCGGCAAGACCGTCCAGGCGTACGTCGACGAGGCCAACGCCAACCTCGGTGAGAAGATCGTCCTCGACCGCTTCGCGCAGTACGCCGACGGTTTCGTGTTCTCCTACATGCACCGCACCATGCCCGACCTGCCCCCGCAGATCGGTGTCCTGGTCGAGCTGGACAAGGCCGACGCCGACGTGGCCAAGGGCATCGCCCAGCACATCGCCGCCTTCGCGCCGAAGTACCTCGCCAAGGAGGACGTGCCGGCCGAGGTCGTCGAGTCCGAGCGCCGCGTCGCCGAGGAGACCACCCGCGCCGAGGGCAAGCCCGAGGCCGCCCTGCCGAAGATCGTCGAGGGTCGCCTCAACGGCTTCTTCAAGGACGCCACGCTGCTCGGCCAGCCGTACGCGCTGGACAACAAGAAGTCCGTCCAGAAGGTCCTGGACGAGGCCGGTGTCACCCTGAAGCGCTTCACGCGCATCAAGGTCGGCATCTGA
- the rpsB gene encoding 30S ribosomal protein S2 yields the protein MAVVTMRELLESGVHFGHQTRRWNPKMKRFIFTERNGIYIIDLLQSLSYIDRAYEFVKETVAHGGTVMFVGTKKQAQEAIAEQATRVGMPYVNQRWLGGMLTNFSTVYKRLQRLKELEQIDFEDVAASGLTKKELLVLSREKAKLEKTLGGIREMQKVPSAVWIVDTKKEHIAVGEARKLNIPVVAILDTNCDPDEVDYKIPGNDDAIRSVTLLTRVIADAVAEGLISRSRVATEGKGDKAAGEPLAAWERDLLEGDKKADEAPAAEAPAAAEAPAEAAAEAPAEEAPAAEAPAAEAPAADAEQA from the coding sequence ATGGCCGTCGTCACGATGCGGGAGCTGCTGGAGAGCGGCGTCCACTTCGGTCACCAGACCCGTCGCTGGAACCCGAAGATGAAGCGCTTCATCTTCACGGAGCGCAACGGCATCTACATCATCGACCTGCTCCAGTCGCTGTCGTACATCGACCGCGCCTACGAGTTCGTCAAGGAGACCGTCGCCCACGGCGGCACGGTCATGTTCGTCGGCACGAAGAAGCAGGCGCAGGAGGCCATCGCCGAGCAGGCCACCCGCGTCGGCATGCCCTACGTCAACCAGCGCTGGCTGGGCGGCATGCTCACCAACTTCTCGACCGTCTACAAGCGTCTGCAGCGCCTCAAGGAGCTCGAGCAGATCGACTTCGAGGACGTCGCCGCGTCCGGTCTGACCAAGAAGGAGCTTCTCGTGCTCTCGCGCGAGAAGGCCAAGCTGGAGAAGACCCTCGGTGGTATCCGCGAGATGCAGAAGGTGCCCAGCGCCGTCTGGATCGTGGACACCAAGAAGGAGCACATCGCGGTCGGTGAGGCCCGGAAGCTCAACATCCCGGTCGTCGCCATCCTCGACACCAACTGCGACCCCGACGAGGTCGACTACAAGATCCCCGGCAACGACGACGCGATCCGCTCCGTCACGCTGCTCACCCGTGTGATCGCGGACGCGGTCGCCGAGGGCCTCATCTCCCGCTCCCGTGTCGCCACCGAGGGCAAGGGTGACAAGGCCGCGGGCGAGCCGCTGGCCGCGTGGGAGCGCGACCTGCTCGAGGGCGACAAGAAGGCCGACGAGGCGCCGGCCGCCGAGGCTCCGGCTGCCGCCGAGGCTCCCGCTGAGGCCGCTGCCGAGGCTCCGGCCGAAGAGGCCCCCGCTGCTGAGGCCCCCGCCGCCGAGGCGCCGGCCGCGGACGCCGAGCAGGCCTGA
- a CDS encoding murein hydrolase activator EnvC family protein gives MARTTDNRPNGRARRWPALLLCLAMTFLTSAWTTPPRAAPSSAPTAPAPPLPPVPPAPEDPVPAVGRAWPVGLRPSVLRTWDPPPTPYARGHRGVDLSAPPGSPVRAVASGRVSFAGRVAGRGVISVELSGTGAPPLRTTYEPVRASAKKGDEVTAGEVLGTLEASPSHCPTTCLHWGLRRAGTYLNPLSLLPPWLLRGGPSRLLPLSP, from the coding sequence ATGGCTCGCACGACTGACAACCGACCGAATGGACGCGCCCGCAGGTGGCCGGCGCTGCTCCTCTGCCTGGCCATGACCTTCCTGACCTCGGCCTGGACGACCCCACCACGAGCGGCGCCGTCGTCGGCGCCGACGGCACCCGCGCCACCGCTGCCACCCGTGCCACCAGCGCCCGAGGACCCCGTGCCCGCCGTGGGCCGCGCCTGGCCCGTGGGCCTGCGCCCCTCGGTGCTCCGCACCTGGGATCCCCCACCGACCCCCTACGCCCGGGGCCACCGGGGCGTCGACCTGTCGGCCCCTCCGGGCTCCCCGGTACGAGCGGTCGCGTCGGGCAGGGTGTCCTTCGCGGGCCGGGTCGCAGGCCGCGGAGTCATCTCCGTCGAGCTGTCGGGCACGGGTGCCCCGCCCCTGCGCACGACCTACGAGCCGGTACGGGCATCCGCGAAGAAGGGCGACGAGGTGACGGCGGGCGAAGTACTGGGAACCTTGGAGGCGTCCCCCTCCCACTGCCCGACAACATGCCTGCACTGGGGCCTTCGCAGAGCGGGGACGTACCTGAACCCCCTGTCGCTACTACCACCATGGCTCCTGCGCGGAGGGCCGTCCCGCTTGCTCCCGCTGTCGCCTTGA
- a CDS encoding TetR/AcrR family transcriptional regulator: MAEHRSMQRAALLDAARSLLSESGTEALTFPALAERTGLARSSVYEYFRSRAAVVEELCEVDFPVWAAEVEAAMAAVGSAEGKVEAYVRKQLELVGDRRHRAVVAISASELDAGAREKIRAAHGGLIAMIVEALGGLGHAEPRLAAMLLQGVVDAAARRIELGAAEDPSAITEAAVAMALRGVRG; the protein is encoded by the coding sequence GTGGCCGAGCACCGGTCGATGCAGCGAGCCGCCTTGCTGGACGCGGCGCGGTCCCTGTTGTCCGAGAGCGGGACGGAGGCGTTGACGTTCCCGGCGCTCGCCGAGCGCACGGGGCTGGCGCGGTCGTCCGTGTACGAGTACTTCCGGTCGCGGGCAGCCGTGGTCGAGGAGCTGTGCGAGGTCGACTTTCCCGTCTGGGCGGCGGAGGTCGAGGCGGCGATGGCCGCGGTCGGCTCGGCCGAGGGGAAGGTCGAGGCGTACGTGCGCAAGCAACTGGAACTGGTCGGGGACCGGCGGCACCGGGCCGTGGTCGCGATCTCGGCGAGTGAGCTGGACGCGGGGGCGCGGGAGAAGATCCGGGCCGCGCACGGTGGGCTGATCGCGATGATCGTGGAGGCGCTCGGGGGGTTGGGGCACGCGGAGCCTCGGTTGGCCGCGATGTTGTTGCAGGGGGTCGTGGACGCGGCGGCGCGCCGCATCGAGCTGGGGGCGGCCGAGGATCCCTCCGCGATCACCGAGGCGGCGGTGGCCATGGCACTGCGGGGCGTGCGGGGCTGA
- the whiG gene encoding RNA polymerase sigma factor WhiG: MPQHTSGSDRAAAPPAARGTVRPPAPSTLDELWRTYKTTGDERLREQLILHYSPLVKYVAGRVSVGLPANVEQADFVSSGVFGLIDAIEKFDIDREIKFETYAITRIRGAMIDELRALDWIPRSVRQKARNVERAYATLESRLRRTPSEGEVAAEMGIPVDELHSVFSQLSLANVVALEELLHVGGEGGDRLSLMDTLEDTAADNPVEVAEDRELRRFLARAINTLPEREKTVVTLYYYEGLTLAEIGNVLGVTESRVSQIHTKSVLQLRAKLASFGR; encoded by the coding sequence ATGCCCCAGCACACCTCCGGGTCTGACCGGGCGGCGGCTCCCCCCGCCGCCCGCGGCACCGTCCGCCCGCCCGCCCCCTCGACACTCGACGAGCTGTGGCGGACGTACAAGACGACGGGCGACGAACGGTTGCGCGAGCAGCTGATCCTGCACTACTCACCGCTGGTGAAGTACGTCGCGGGCCGGGTGAGTGTCGGCCTGCCGGCCAATGTCGAGCAGGCCGACTTCGTCTCCTCCGGGGTTTTCGGGCTCATCGACGCGATCGAGAAGTTCGACATCGACCGGGAGATCAAGTTCGAGACGTACGCGATCACGCGGATCCGTGGCGCGATGATCGACGAGCTGCGGGCGCTGGACTGGATCCCCCGGTCGGTGCGGCAGAAGGCGCGCAATGTGGAGCGGGCCTACGCCACGCTGGAGTCGCGGCTCAGACGCACCCCCAGCGAGGGCGAGGTCGCCGCCGAGATGGGTATCCCGGTCGACGAACTCCACTCGGTCTTCAGCCAGTTGTCGCTGGCCAACGTCGTGGCGCTGGAAGAGCTGCTGCACGTCGGGGGCGAGGGCGGCGACCGGCTGAGCCTGATGGACACGCTGGAGGACACCGCCGCGGACAATCCGGTGGAGGTGGCCGAGGACCGGGAGCTGCGGCGGTTCCTGGCGCGGGCCATCAACACGCTGCCCGAGCGGGAGAAGACCGTCGTCACGCTCTACTACTACGAGGGGCTCACGCTCGCGGAGATCGGGAACGTGCTGGGGGTGACCGAGAGCCGGGTCAGCCAGATCCACACGAAGTCCGTGTTGCAGTTGCGGGCGAAGCTGGCGAGTTTTGGTCGTTGA
- the dprA gene encoding DNA-processing protein DprA, producing the protein MSGCDASDAERLDRVFLSRVLEPGDELGGRWLRELGAREVVRRLSGSGRRLPEASDKRWAGLRARAQCVEPERDLARARDAGARFLVPGDTEWPGQLDDLGDGRPLGLWVRGKANVRMWALRSVAVVGARACTEYGAHMAGALGSGLAERGWVVVSGGAYGVDGAAHRGVLGVGGATVAVLACGVDRPYPRGHVQLISRIAEQGLVVGELPPGDHPTPSRFILRNRVIAALTRGTVVVEAAHRSGALVTARAAQRLGRFTMGVPGPATSALSAGVHELLRGESVLVSDAAEVVELVGDMGELAPDRRGPVLPRDLLEPDARRVLDALPGRRSAAADEIARGAGTALDDAVGRLYELRSLGYVERHGDGWKLTRQAMISVSPDRRRS; encoded by the coding sequence ATGAGCGGTTGCGACGCGTCCGACGCCGAGCGGCTCGACCGGGTCTTCCTCAGCCGCGTCCTGGAGCCCGGTGACGAGCTGGGCGGGCGCTGGCTGAGGGAACTCGGCGCCCGGGAGGTGGTGCGGCGGCTCTCCGGGAGCGGAAGGCGGCTGCCGGAAGCCTCGGACAAGCGGTGGGCGGGGCTGCGGGCCCGTGCCCAGTGCGTCGAGCCGGAGCGGGACCTGGCCCGGGCGCGGGACGCCGGGGCACGGTTCCTCGTTCCCGGTGACACCGAGTGGCCCGGTCAGCTCGACGACCTCGGGGACGGGCGGCCCCTCGGGCTCTGGGTCCGCGGAAAGGCCAACGTACGGATGTGGGCCCTGCGGTCCGTGGCTGTCGTGGGGGCGCGGGCCTGCACGGAGTACGGGGCGCACATGGCGGGCGCGCTGGGGTCCGGACTCGCCGAGCGGGGGTGGGTGGTGGTCTCCGGCGGTGCGTACGGGGTCGACGGGGCCGCTCATCGAGGGGTGCTCGGGGTCGGTGGGGCGACCGTCGCCGTGCTGGCCTGCGGGGTCGACCGGCCCTATCCACGAGGGCATGTCCAGCTGATCAGCAGGATCGCCGAACAGGGGCTCGTGGTGGGGGAGTTACCACCCGGTGATCACCCGACGCCCAGCCGGTTCATTCTGCGGAACCGGGTCATCGCCGCGCTGACCAGGGGGACCGTCGTGGTCGAGGCGGCCCACCGCAGCGGCGCGCTCGTCACGGCACGGGCCGCACAGCGGTTGGGGCGGTTCACGATGGGGGTGCCCGGGCCCGCGACCTCGGCCCTGTCGGCCGGGGTGCACGAACTGCTGCGCGGGGAATCCGTGCTCGTCTCCGACGCCGCGGAAGTCGTCGAGCTGGTGGGTGACATGGGCGAGCTGGCGCCCGACCGACGAGGCCCTGTGCTCCCCCGTGACCTGCTCGAACCCGATGCCCGGCGGGTGCTCGACGCGCTGCCCGGGCGGCGGAGCGCGGCGGCCGACGAGATCGCCCGGGGCGCGGGGACGGCCCTGGACGACGCCGTCGGGAGACTGTACGAGCTCCGATCACTTGGTTACGTCGAACGACACGGCGACGGCTGGAAGTTGACACGCCAGGCGATGATCTCGGTCTCGCCGGATCGGAGGCGAAGTTGA
- a CDS encoding YifB family Mg chelatase-like AAA ATPase, giving the protein MGFARTCSVALVGVEGVVVEVQADLEPGVAAFTLVGLPDKSLTESRDRVRAAVVNSGAEWPQKKLTVGLSPASVPKAGSGFDLAVACAILGAAERLDPRVLSDIVMIGELGLDGRVRPVRGILPAVLAAAEAGYEQVVVPECAAAEASLVPGVSVLGVRTLRQLIAVLADEPVPDEEPDEGRPDPLMAGLRLPGTGAATGMHTAGAGQHDLGHDLADVVGQFSARTAVEVAAAGGHHLFLEGPPGAGKTMLAERLPAILPTLCRQESLEVTAVHSVAGLLPVGKPLVDVPPYCAPHHSATMQSLVGGGQGVARPGAVSLAHRGVLFLDETPEFGSQALEALRQPLEAGHVVIARSAGVVRFPAKFLMVLAANPCPCGRFSRTDELCECPPAAVRRYQARLSGPLLDRVDLRVEVDRVTRSELTRRGSRGESTATVADRVRSARERAGVRLAGTPWRTNSEVPGRELRSRWHPAPGAMDEAERSLERGVLTARGLDRVLRVAWTVADLLGHDRPDATDVNLALQLRTGVPRGVPMAIGALT; this is encoded by the coding sequence ATGGGATTCGCCCGTACGTGCTCGGTGGCGCTCGTGGGCGTCGAGGGCGTGGTCGTCGAGGTCCAGGCCGACCTGGAGCCGGGAGTCGCGGCGTTCACGCTGGTGGGGCTGCCGGACAAGAGCCTGACGGAGAGCAGGGACCGGGTCAGGGCGGCGGTGGTCAACTCGGGCGCCGAGTGGCCGCAGAAGAAGCTGACCGTGGGGCTCAGTCCCGCGTCGGTGCCGAAGGCCGGCAGTGGTTTCGATCTCGCGGTCGCCTGCGCGATCCTGGGAGCCGCCGAGCGGCTCGACCCACGCGTGCTCTCCGACATCGTGATGATCGGCGAGCTGGGCCTCGACGGGCGAGTGCGGCCGGTGCGGGGCATCCTGCCCGCCGTGCTGGCCGCCGCCGAGGCCGGATACGAGCAGGTGGTGGTGCCGGAGTGCGCGGCCGCTGAGGCCTCGCTCGTGCCCGGGGTGTCCGTGCTGGGAGTGCGTACGCTGCGGCAGCTGATCGCCGTCCTGGCGGACGAGCCCGTGCCGGACGAGGAGCCCGACGAGGGCCGCCCGGATCCGCTGATGGCGGGACTGCGGCTGCCGGGCACGGGAGCGGCCACCGGCATGCACACGGCCGGAGCCGGGCAGCACGACCTGGGGCACGATCTCGCCGATGTGGTCGGACAGTTCTCGGCTCGGACGGCGGTGGAGGTCGCCGCGGCCGGGGGGCACCACCTCTTCCTGGAGGGACCGCCGGGCGCGGGCAAGACGATGCTCGCGGAGCGGCTGCCGGCGATCCTGCCCACGCTCTGCCGACAGGAGTCCCTGGAGGTCACGGCCGTCCACTCGGTCGCGGGGCTGCTGCCCGTGGGGAAGCCACTGGTCGACGTCCCGCCGTACTGCGCCCCGCACCACTCGGCCACGATGCAGTCCCTGGTCGGAGGCGGGCAGGGCGTCGCCAGGCCGGGCGCGGTGTCGCTCGCCCATCGCGGGGTGCTCTTCCTGGACGAGACCCCCGAGTTCGGCAGCCAGGCCCTGGAGGCGCTGCGGCAGCCGCTGGAGGCCGGGCACGTCGTGATCGCGCGCAGCGCGGGAGTGGTGCGGTTCCCGGCGAAGTTCCTGATGGTCCTGGCGGCGAACCCGTGCCCGTGCGGCCGTTTCTCGCGGACGGACGAGCTGTGCGAGTGCCCGCCCGCCGCCGTCCGCCGCTACCAGGCCCGGCTCTCCGGGCCGCTGCTGGACCGGGTCGACCTCCGGGTCGAGGTGGACCGTGTCACCCGCTCGGAGCTCACCCGGCGTGGGTCGCGGGGTGAGTCCACGGCGACCGTCGCCGACCGGGTGCGCTCGGCCAGGGAGCGGGCGGGCGTACGTCTGGCCGGCACGCCCTGGCGCACGAACAGCGAGGTGCCGGGGCGTGAGCTGCGCAGCCGGTGGCACCCGGCGCCCGGTGCGATGGACGAGGCCGAGCGGAGCCTGGAGCGGGGCGTGCTGACCGCGCGCGGCCTGGACCGGGTACTCAGGGTCGCCTGGACCGTCGCGGATCTGCTGGGCCATGACCGCCCCGACGCGACGGACGTCAACCTGGCGCTGCAACTGCGCACCGGTGTCCCTCGCGGGGTGCCGATGGCGATCGGGGCGCTGACATGA
- a CDS encoding YraN family protein, translating into MSNARGALGRYGEELAARRLAEAGMTVLERNWRSGRTGEIDIVARDGDALVVCEVKTRRAGAAGVFEHPMAAVTPTKAERLRGLAERWVQEHGGAPPGGVRIDVVGVVLPERGAPVVEHVRGVA; encoded by the coding sequence ATGAGCAACGCACGAGGTGCGCTCGGCAGGTACGGCGAGGAGCTGGCCGCGCGGCGGCTGGCCGAGGCCGGGATGACGGTCCTGGAGCGCAACTGGCGCTCCGGCAGGACCGGCGAGATCGACATCGTGGCCCGCGACGGGGACGCGCTGGTCGTCTGCGAGGTCAAGACCCGAAGGGCCGGCGCGGCGGGTGTGTTCGAGCACCCGATGGCCGCGGTGACGCCCACGAAGGCCGAGCGGCTGCGCGGCCTCGCGGAGCGCTGGGTGCAGGAACACGGGGGAGCCCCGCCGGGCGGAGTCCGTATCGACGTCGTGGGCGTCGTCCTGCCCGAGCGCGGCGCGCCCGTCGTGGAGCACGTACGGGGGGTGGCGTAA
- a CDS encoding DUF2469 domain-containing protein, whose translation MSAEDLEKYETEMELKLYREYRDVVGLFKYVIETERRFYLTNDYEMQVHSVQGEVFFEVSMADAWVWDMYRPARFVKQVRVLTFKDVNIEELNKSDLELPGS comes from the coding sequence ATGAGCGCCGAGGACCTCGAGAAGTACGAGACCGAGATGGAGCTGAAGCTCTACCGGGAGTACCGCGATGTCGTCGGTCTGTTCAAATACGTGATCGAGACCGAGCGGCGCTTCTACCTGACCAACGACTACGAGATGCAGGTGCACTCGGTCCAGGGTGAGGTGTTCTTTGAGGTGTCCATGGCGGACGCCTGGGTGTGGGACATGTACCGGCCGGCTCGTTTTGTGAAGCAGGTGCGTGTCCTCACGTTCAAGGACGTGAACATCGAGGAGCTGAACAAGAGCGATCTGGAGCTGCCGGGCAGCTGA
- a CDS encoding NUDIX hydrolase: MYEGGLRKVARVVLLDPQERILLLHGHEPDDPADDWWFTPGGGVEGDETREQAALRELAEETGITDVELGPVLWRRRCSFPFAGRRWDQDEWYYLARTAATHAPVPSGMALTELERRSVAGARWWTCQELARAHETVYPTRLAELLRTLLDEGPSARPVVLDAEIV; encoded by the coding sequence ATGTACGAGGGCGGTCTGCGCAAGGTGGCCCGGGTCGTGCTGCTGGATCCGCAGGAGCGCATCCTGCTGCTGCACGGGCACGAGCCGGACGATCCGGCGGACGACTGGTGGTTCACACCGGGCGGCGGTGTGGAGGGCGACGAGACCCGCGAACAGGCCGCCCTGCGGGAACTCGCGGAGGAGACCGGCATCACGGACGTGGAGCTGGGCCCGGTCCTGTGGCGGCGGAGGTGCTCCTTCCCGTTCGCCGGGCGCCGCTGGGACCAGGACGAGTGGTATTACCTGGCCCGTACGGCCGCTACGCACGCGCCGGTGCCCTCCGGGATGGCCCTGACGGAGCTGGAACGGCGCAGCGTCGCCGGAGCGCGATGGTGGACGTGCCAGGAACTCGCCCGGGCGCATGAGACGGTGTATCCGACCAGACTCGCCGAACTGCTCCGCACGCTGCTCGACGAGGGTCCGTCGGCCAGGCCGGTTGTCCTGGACGCGGAAATCGTCTAG